In Myxococcaceae bacterium JPH2, a single genomic region encodes these proteins:
- a CDS encoding NADH-quinone oxidoreductase subunit D: protein MADSAKPEAHAPNPDIDSYAHESELEAHLQTKSMVINMGPSHPATHGTVRLKVELDGETITKIDPEIGFLHRGFQKSCENVTWTQCLPYTDRLNYLSAMMNNFGFLNAVEKLIGLEIPERAQYIRVIGSELHRLTDHLTCVGATGLEMGGFAPFLYGMEARELLQDRVTELTGARLTTSFGRVGGINRDLPEGWIAKVHKSLTRTEELLVEMDGLLTRNRIFVDRTKGTGVITADDAIDYGWTGPALRACGVDYDIRKVRPYWVYERFDFDVPVGEHGDNYDRYLVRLEEMRQSIRILRQAMDTIPAGPIIVDDWRIALPPKPEVYGTIEGVMAHFKLVMEGIQVPPGEVYDSTEASNGELGWYLVSDGRGRPYKVHVRAPGFPVLAALPHIITGKMLPDLVPTFDTINMIGGEVEQ, encoded by the coding sequence ATGGCCGACAGCGCCAAGCCCGAAGCCCACGCTCCCAATCCCGACATCGACTCGTATGCGCACGAGTCCGAGCTGGAAGCCCATCTTCAGACCAAGAGCATGGTCATCAACATGGGCCCCTCCCACCCGGCCACGCACGGCACCGTGCGGCTGAAGGTGGAGCTCGATGGCGAGACCATCACGAAGATCGATCCGGAGATCGGCTTCCTCCACCGCGGCTTCCAGAAGAGCTGCGAGAACGTCACGTGGACACAGTGCCTGCCCTACACGGACCGGCTCAACTACCTGTCCGCGATGATGAACAACTTCGGGTTCCTCAACGCCGTCGAGAAGCTCATCGGCTTGGAGATCCCCGAGCGCGCTCAGTACATCCGCGTCATCGGCTCGGAGCTGCACCGGCTGACCGACCACCTGACGTGCGTGGGCGCCACCGGCCTGGAGATGGGCGGCTTTGCTCCGTTCCTCTACGGCATGGAGGCCCGTGAGCTCCTCCAGGATCGCGTCACCGAGCTGACCGGCGCGCGCCTGACCACCAGCTTTGGCCGCGTGGGTGGCATCAACCGCGACCTGCCCGAGGGCTGGATCGCCAAGGTCCACAAGTCGCTGACCCGCACGGAGGAGCTGCTCGTCGAGATGGACGGGCTGCTCACGCGCAACCGCATCTTCGTGGACCGCACCAAGGGCACGGGCGTCATCACCGCCGACGACGCCATCGACTACGGCTGGACGGGCCCGGCCCTGCGCGCCTGCGGCGTGGACTACGACATCCGCAAGGTGCGCCCCTACTGGGTCTACGAGCGGTTCGACTTCGACGTCCCGGTGGGCGAGCACGGCGACAACTACGACCGCTACCTCGTCCGCCTGGAGGAGATGCGGCAGTCCATCCGCATCCTGCGGCAGGCGATGGACACCATCCCCGCCGGCCCCATCATCGTGGACGACTGGCGCATCGCGCTGCCGCCCAAGCCCGAGGTCTACGGCACCATCGAAGGCGTGATGGCGCACTTCAAGCTCGTGATGGAGGGCATCCAGGTGCCCCCCGGCGAGGTCTACGACTCCACCGAGGCCTCCAACGGAGAGCTCGGCTGGTACCTGGTGAGCGACGGCCGCGGCCGTCCGTACAAGGTGCACGTGCGCGCCCCCGGCTTCCCCGTCCTGGCCGCCCTGCCGCACATC